The Desulfovibrio fairfieldensis sequence CATGGCCGCCGTGGGCCTGCTCTCCACAGTGCTGTCCAACACCGGCACCACAGTGGTGGCCGTGCCCATGATTCTGGGCATGTGCATCAAGGCCAAGCTGGCGCCGGGCAAGGTGCTTATGCCCGTGGCCTTTGCCTCCTCCCTGGGCGGCACCGTGACCCTGGTGGGCACGCCGCCCAACGGCATCATCAACTCCATGCTGGCCCAGACCGGCCAGACGCCTTTCGGCTTCTTTGAATTCGGCCTGATCGGCATTCCCCTGCTGGTGGTGGGTCTGGCCTATTACGGCCTCATCGGCCACCGCTTTCTGCCCGAAGGCCGCCAGATGGACGACGATATCGTCACCGAGGGCCAGACGCGCCGTGAAAACAAGATGTGGTACTCCATCGCCATTTTCGCTTTTGTGGTCTTCATGATGGCCAGCGAACTCATGCCCCTGACCACCGCCGCCATACTGGGCGCCTGCCTGATGGTCATCTCCGGCTGCATGACCATGCGCGAGGCCTTCCGCAGCGTGGACTGGACCACCATCTTCCTCTTCGCGGGCATGCTCTCCATGTCAGCCGCCATGGCCAAGTCCGGCGCGGCCGCCATCGTGGCCAACGCCGTGGTGAGCATGGTTTCCGACCCCTGGATGCTCATGCTGGTCTGCTGCGCGCTCACCGCCCTGATCACCAACTTCATGTCCAATACGGCCACAGCCGCGCTCATGGCCCCGCTGGCCCTGCCCATCGCCCTGGCCAGCGGCATTTCGCCCCTGCCCATCACCATGGGCATCGCCATGTCCGCCTCGGCCTGCTTCCTGACGCCCATCGCCACTCCGCCCAATACCATCGTTTTGGGACCGGGCAAGTATAGCTTCCTGGACTATGTCAAGGCCGGCTGGCCGTTGCAGCTGATCACCCTGCTCATGTGCTGGCTGCTCATTCCCATGATCTGGCCTTTCCATCCGTAAGCCGTTCCGGCGGAGAGAGAATATGAAGGAAATTCACGTTACTACCATTACGGAGGCCGTGGCCGGTCTGGCCGTGGAAGCCTGCTGCCGCCTGCCCGAGGACATGGTTGAGGCCATGCGGGCGGCCCGCGCCCTGGAGCCGTCGCCGGTGGGCCGGAACATTCTGGACCAGATCCTGGAAAACGCGGCCATCGCGGCGCGCGAAACCATGCCCATCTGCCAGGATACGGGCCTGACCGTGGTTTTCGCCGAGGTGGGGCAGGATGTGCGCATTGTGGGCGGCGGCTTTGAGGACGCCGTCAACGAAGGCGTGCGCCGGGGCTATGTGGACGGCTATCTGCGCAAATCCTGCGTGGCTGAACCGCTCTTCGAGCGCAAGAACACCAGGGACAACACCCCCGCCGTTATCCATACGCGCATTGTGCCCGGCGACAGCCTGCGCCTGCGCCTCGCGCCCAAGGGCGCGGGCTCGGAAAACAAAAGCGTGCTGAAAATGCTGGTGCCCGCCGACGGCATCGAGGGCGTGCGCCGGGTGGTGCTGGACGCGGTGCTGGCCGCCGGTCCCAATTCCTGTCCGCCCCTGGTGGTGGGCGTGGGCCTGGGCGGCACCATGGAAGTGGCGGCCATCTGCGCTAAGAAAGCCGCCGCGCGCGATCTGGAAAGCGTCAACCCGGACCCGCGCTACGCGGCCTTTGAACGGGAACTGCTGGAAATGATCAACAAGACCGGCATCGGTCCGCAGGGCCTGGGCGGCCTGACCACGGCCCTCAAGGTGCATGTGGAGTGGGCCCCCACCCACATCGCCTCCCTGCCCGTGGCCGTGAACATCAACTGCCACGCGGCCCGCCATGCGGAAGTCGTACTCTAAGAGGAGGGCGAGACATGTCCGACGATCAGGTCAAACGCATCCGCGCCCCTTTTGACGACGCCACGGCGCACTCCCTGAGGGCCGGAGACAGGGTGCTGATTTCCGGCGTTATTCTGGCCGCGCGCGACGCGGCCCACAAGCGGCTGGTGGAGACACTGGACCGGGGCGAAGCGCTGCCCGTGGACCTGCGCGGCGCTGTCGTCTATTACGTGGGCCCCTCGCCCGCCAAGCCGGGCCAGGCCATCGGCGCGGCCGGACCCACCACTTCGGGCCGCATGGACGCCTATACGCCCCGGCTGCTGGATCAGGGCCTCAAGGGGATGATCGGCAAAGGCTACCGCAAGCCGGAAGTGGTGGAAGCCATGAAAAAGCACGGCGTGCCGTATTTGGCCGCCGTGGGCGGCGCGGGCGCTCTCATCGCCCGCAGTATCAAAAAGTACACCGTGCTGGCCTATGAGGATCTCGGCCCCGAGGCCGTGGCCGCCATGGAAGTGGAGGATTTCCCGGCCATCGTGGTCATCGACAGCCTGGGCGACAATTACTACGAAACGGGCCAGGCCCCGTATCGGCAGTTGTAGCGGCTTGGCGCGCCGGGCCATTCCGGTGCGCCGCCGTGTCCGCAATACGGAATACTTTCCTAAAGGAGTTGCTATGGCGCCAATGAGATCCCCCGCCGACGCCCGGACCCGCCTGGATTTCTGGCAAGCCGCGTCCGGCGCGCTGCTGGCCCTTTTCGTCTGTATCCATCTGCTGCTGGAAGGCAGCGTGGTGATCAGCCCCGCGCTGACCAACGGCATCGCCTGGCTGCTGGAAGCCACCTTTCTGACCCAGATCGTGGCCCCGCTCATCGTGCTGCTGGTGATTTTCCACTTCTGGATCGCGGCTCGTAAAATGCCCTTCCGCACCAATGAGCTGGGCATTTTCGTGCGCCACAGCAGAAGCCTGCGCGAAGCCGACACCTGGCTCTGGCTGGTGCAGGTCTTTACCGCCGTGGTCATTCTGGTGGGCGTGTTCTTCCATGTCTACACGGTCATGACCAACCTGCCCATCAACGTGGCGGGCAGCGCCAAGCGCCTGCACGACGGTTGGCTGGCCTTTTACGTGGTCTTTCTGCCCTGCGTCATTCTGCACACGGGCGTCGGCGTGTACCGCCTGGCCGTGAAGTACGGCGTGTGCACCAAGGCCGAGCGCGCCCGTTGGCGCAGGTGGATATGGATTGTCATGGGCTGTTACCTTGTGCTCGGCGTGCTGGCTCTGACCCGCGTCTGGTTCCTGGGATAGGGGGGGCGTATGCGTGTTTTTCAAAGTGATGTTCTCTGCATGGGCGCCGGTCTGGCCGGGGAGCGCGTGGCCGTGGAAGCCGCGCAGGCGGGCTTCAGCGTCATCTGTCTGAGTCTGGTGCCGCCCCGGCGCTCCCATTCCTCGGCGGCCATGGGCGGCATGCAGGCGGCCCTGGGCAATTCCATCATGGGCGACGGCGACAGCCCGGAAATCCATTTCAACGACACGGTCAAAGGCTCGGACTGGGGCTGCGACCAGGAGGTGGCCCGCCTGTTCGCCAAGACCGCGCCCATCGCCATGCGCGAAATGGCCTGGATGGGCGTGCCCTGGAGCCGGGTGGTGCCCGGCGAGCATACCTATTACAAGGGCGGCAAACCCTTTCAGGCCACGGAAAAGGCCGAGAACGAAGGGCTGATCCATTCCCGCGCCTTCGGCGGCACGGCCAAATGGCGCACCTGCTACACTTCGGACGGCACGGGCCATGCCGTGCTCTTCACCCTGGACAACCGCCTGCTGCAACTGGGCGTGGACGTGCACGACCGCGTGCAGGCCGAGGCCCTGGTGCATGACGGCGAGCGCTGCATGGGCTGCGTGGCCCGTGATCTGCGCACCGGCGAGCTGGTGGGCTATTTCGCCAAAGCCACGCTTATCGCCACGGGCGGTTACGGGCGCATCTACCGGGCCACCACCAACGCCGTGATCTGCGACGGCGGCGGCCAGATCACCGCCCTGGACACGGGCGTGGTGCCGCTGGGCAATATGGAGGCCGTGCAGTTCCATCCCACGGGCACGGTGCCTACGGACATTCTGGTGACCGAGGGTTGCCGGGGCGACGGCGGCACCCTGCTGGACGTCAACGAATACCGCTTCATGCCCGACTACGAGCCGGAAAAGGCCGAACTGGCCTCGCGCGACGTGGTTTCCCGCCGCATGACCGAGCACATGCGCAAGGGCTTCGGCGTGCCCAGCCCCTACGGCGAGCATCTCTGGCTGGACATCCGCCATCTGGGCGAAAAGCACATCACCACCAATCTGCGGGAAGTCTACGACATCTCCACGCACTTCCTGGGCGTGAACCCCATCCATCAGCTTATCCCGGTGCGGCCCACCCAGCACTACAGCATGGGCGGCGTGCGCATCAACAAGGACGGCCACGCCTACGGCCTCCAAGGCCTGTTCGCGGCGGGCGAGGCAGCCTGCTGGGATATGCACGGCTTCAACCGCCTGGGCGGCAACTCTCTGGCCGAAACCATCGTGTCGGGCCGTGTTGTGGGCAAGAAGCTTGTGGAGTTCCTGCAAGGCTATGAATGCGTGTTCTCCACGGCGGCCATGAGCGACGCGACGGCCAAGGTGCGCGAGCGCATCGAAAACCTGCTTCGGGGCACGGGCGACGATTGCTACACCCTGCGCAACGCCATGCAGGACATAATGATGGAGCACGTGGGCATCTTTCGCAACGGCAAGGATCTGGAAGCCGGTGTGGCGAAACTCCAGGACCTGCTGGAGCGCAGCAAGAACATGCGCCTGCGCGGCGGCAACATCCCCGGCCCCCACGGCGAGCTTTCCATGGCCCTGCGCGTGCCGGGCATGCTCAAGCTGGCCCTGTGCACGGCCTACGGAGCGCAGCAGCGCACCGAGAGCCGGGGCGCGCACGCCCGCGAGGACTACCCCGAGCGCAACGACAAGGACTGGCTGGTGCGCACCCTGGCCACCTGGAAGGAGGGCGACAGCCTGCCCACCCTCAACTATGAAAAGGCCACGCCGTTCTATATCCTGCCGCCCGGCGACAGAGGCTACGGCGGCGGCAAGATTATCCCCGGCGACATCGGGGAGGGCGAAATTGAGCCCTTTGCGCAAAAGGTCTAAGGGAGGCCGACATGGGACGCAATCTGACGTTTGAGATCTTTCGCTACAATCCGCTGGATCCCCATTCCCAGCCTCACATGCAGACCTTTAACCTGGAAGAGCATCCCAGCATGACGCTCTTCATTGCCTTGAACATGATCCGCGAAACCCAGGACGCGAGCCTTCAGTTCGACTTCTGCTGCCGCGCGGGCATCTGCGGTTCCTGCGGCATGGTCATCAACGGCCGCCCGGGCCTGGCCTGCCATACCCAGACCTGCGATCTGCCCGCCCGCATCAGCCTGCACCCCCTGCCGGTGTTCAAGCTGCTGGGCGACCTTTCGGTGGATACGGGCACCTGGTTTCGGCATGTGGGCAAAAAGATCGAATCCTGGATTCACACAAACAAGGCCTTTGACCCGGACGCTCAGGAAGAGCGCATGGACAACGAACTGGCCACTCAGATCTTCGAGCTGGACCGCTGCATCGAGTGCGGCTGCTGTGTGGCGGCCTGCGGCACGGCGCGCATGCGCGAGGACTTTATCGGGGCCACGGCCATCAACCGTATGGCCCGTTTTTATATTGACCCGCGCGACAACCGCACCCCGGCGGATTATTACGACCTTATCGGCGACGACAATGGGGTTTTCGGCTGCATGGGCCTGCTGGCCTGCGACAACGTCTGCCCCAAACAGCTGCCCCTGCAGGACCAGCTGGGCATCATGCGCCGCATGGTGTCCGCCGAATCCGTGCGCGGCATTCTGCCGGAATTCCTGCGCAAAAAGCTCCAGGGTTGCGGTTGCGATCACACACGGGCATAACCACGGAACGGCCGCCGTTACGCGGCGGCTTCAGCGTGATGACAAACCCCGCTTCGCGGGCTTTGCGCCGCCATCGACGCCAGAACCGTCGGGCGGAAATTCGCCAAAAGGAAGCATGCCATGCTGATACTTGACTGGATGAAATCCAATGTGATCTCGGTTCCGCCGGACGCCTCCCTGCTCCAGTGCCGGAAGCTGTTCAAGGACAACCACATCGGCCGCCTGCCCGTGGTGGATGCGGACAAGATTGTGGTGGGCCTGATTTCCGCCTCGGACATCAACGCCTTCGCGCCCCAGCGCACCACGGGCCTTGAAATCCTGGAAGTGCTCGACATTCTGGGTGAAACCCCGGCCAAGCAGATCATGACCGTGGACCCGGTGACCATCAATTACAAGGGCACGGTGGAGCAGGCCGCCCAGCGTATGATTGAAAAGCGCGTGGCCTGCCTGCCGGTGGTCAATGACGAGGAAAAACTGGTCGGCATTCTCACCGAATGGGACATTTTCAAGGCCCTGGTCAGCATCAGCGGAGCCGCCATGCCCGAGGGCGTGGAAATGGCCTTCAAGCTGGAGAACAAGCGCGGCACCCTGCGCGAGATTCTGGATCTGCTCAAGGAATACGGGGTGCGCATTTCCACAGTGCTCTCGATCATTTCCGACGACGGCATGCGCCAGGTGAAGATCCGCTTCTGGTCCGAAGACGCGGAGGCGGAAAATAAGGCCCTGGAAAAGCTCAAGGACCACGCCGGGCTGCGCTACTGGGCCCGTGGGGGCGAAGTCTATCTGCGCGACAAGCCGGATTTCAAACTCTGAGCTGGCGCAAAACGCCGCATCTGAATCAAAAGGCCGCCCACTGGGCGGCCTTCAGACTGATGACAAACCACGCGAAGCGGGGTTTGCGCCACCAACGGCGGCTTAGCCGCCGGGTGGAAAGGCACGAAAATCAGTCGCTTAACGGCGCGGCAAAGCCGCGATCTGCTCCTGATTTTCGGGGCTGCCGACGTTGTCAACAGCCTCAAGGCCGCCCATCGGGCGGCCTTTGTTTGTGGCGGAAACGATATTCAACGCCCCGGCGGTTCAAGGGCGTCGGTCGGGCAATCAGCGGACGTGTTTTCAGGCCTGTTAAATCTATGCGCCCCGGCGGCTGATGCCGTACTTGCGCAGCTTTTCGTACAGCGTGGCGCGCGCGATATGCAGGGTGCGCGCCGTGCGCGAGACATTGCCGCCCTGTTCGGCCAGCACCTTGCGGATGACCACGGCCTCGGTGTCGGCCATGATGTCGGAAAGGTCCCCGGCGGCCACGGCGCGCAGGGGCAGGTCCGCGCTGGGCAGGGTGTCCGGCGGGAAGTCGTCCACCTGGATCATGTCGCCGTGGCGCATGGTGGCCGCGTGCACCACGGCATTGTGCAACTGCCGCACGTTGCCCGGCCAGGAAAAGGCCAGCATGGCCGCCTCGGCTTCCGGGGCAAAGGCCAGATGTTCCAGGCCCATGCGCGAAAGCACATAGCGGGCGATGGGCAGGATGTCGTCCGCGCGCTCGCAGAGCGGCGGGATTTCCAGCACAAAGGTATTGATGCGGTAGTAGAGGTCCTCGCGGAAGGAACCCGCGCTGAGCATGGCCGAAATGTTCCGGTTGGTGGCCGCCACCAGGCGGAAGTCCACGTTGCGGGCGTTGACCGAGCCCACCCGGCAGACGCTGCGGCTTTCCAGCACGCGCAGGAGCTTGGCCTGGATCTCGGGCGGCATTTCCCCGATTTCGTCCAGAAAGAGGGTGCCCTTGTCGGCCAGTTCGATCTGGCCGATTTTGCCGTCCTGATGCGCGCCGGAAAACGCGCCGCGCGCATAGCCGAACAGCTCGGACTCAAAGAGATCCTTGGGGATGGCCGCGCAGTTGATGCTGACCAGCGGGCCTTCGGCGCGCGGGCTTTCGGCGTGCAGGGCATGGGCAAAGAGTTCCTTGCCCGCGCCGGTGGCTCCCAGAATCAGCACCGGCGCGTCCAGTTGGGCGTAGCTTCGCACCTGTTGCTTGAGGCGGCGCATGGGCGCGCTTTCGCCCAGAATGCTGCGCAGGCTGTACTGCGGGGCCAGGCTGGCCTTGATCCGGCGTTTGTACTGATTGAGGGTGTGCCCCAGGTGGTCGATCTTGGAGGAGAGCTTTTTCAGCTCTTCGGGATCGTTGAAAATGGCCTGGGAAACCATGCCCGCCAGCCGCCCCTGACCGTCGCGCACCGGAATGCGGTTGACCACCACGGGCAGGGCGTTGCCGGGCCCGAGCTGGCAGAGTTCGCCCATTTCGGCCCGGCCGTCGCGCAGCACCACGCGCGCGCGCGAGTGGGGGATGATTTCAGTGATGTCGCATCCCAGCAGTTCTTCGGGCCGCCGGCTCAGCAGATCGGCATAGGCCTTGTTCACGAAGCGGATGATGTAGTCCATGTCGCAGAACAGCACGCCCATGGGCAGGCTGTCCAGAATGAGGGAGGTCATTTCGCTGTTTTTTGTGAACGGGGACATGGAAAACTCCTCGACCGTGCCGCGCCTCGCGCGGCGGCCTTATTCCTTATACAGGCGGGAGGGGGTTGAGGCAAGTTCAGCGCCCGCCGGGGCGCGCGCCAGCTTTTCGTTGAATCATGCCCGGCCCTGGTGTATAGTCCCTTATCCTACTATGCGCTTGTAGTCCGCATTCGGCGGCCTTCCCAGCCGGATAGGCATCCTGGACCGGAGACATGAACACGGATTCCGTCAGTACGCCGCTGTCCGGCGTGGAAAGAAAAATCCTGCTGAGCGTCCCCCTGGCCATCCTGGCCACGGCGATCTCCATTTTCGGGATTTTTTATTATCAGGTGACCATGGGCGTCAGCCACACGGTGCTGGAGCGTTCGGGCGCCATCTTTTCCTATCTGACCGACCGCATTCCGCCGCAAAGTCTGCTGGAACTCAACAGCCCCGCCGACGAGAGCAGTCCCCTGTATGCCGAGGTTCAGGACCTGCTCACGAGCGTGCGGCAGTTGACGGCCGTGCGCTATCTCTACACGGCCCGGCTCAACGACCAGGGCAAGGCCATCTATGTGGTGGACGGCCTGGATCCGGCCGCCGAGGACTTCCGCCATATCGGGGATCTCATTGAGCCCGAGGTGCTGCCCCTGTTGACGCGCTGCCTCCGGGGCAGCCCCGCGCATGCGGACAAGGTGCTCAGCACTGACTGGGGCGACGTGCTGCCCGCCTGCGAGCCCATCCGCCGGGACGGCCGCACCGTGGGGGCCATTGTCATGGAGTTTGACGCCGGTCTTTTTGCCGGAAGCATCCGCAAGGCGCTGTCCATCAGCCTGGTCGGCTCCTGTGTGCTGGTGTTGCTGTTCATCTTTGTCACCACCTGGCTGCTGCGCCGCCTTTCCGTGCCCCTGTACCGCAAGCTGGCCTATACCGATCTGCTGACCGGCATCAACAACCGCAACGCCTTTGAGCTGGACACCAAGCGTCTCCACGGCCGCAATGAGCAGCAGGGGCTGAGCGTGCTCACCTGCGATCTGAATATGCTTAAAAAGGTCAATGACCAGCGCGGCCACGCCGCCGGGGACCAGTACATCATCAGCCTGGCGCGCCTGCTGGTGGAGCGCTTCAAGGACCGGGGCGAAACCTACCGCACCGGCGGCGACGAATTCGCCACCCTGCTGCGGGATGTGGATGTGGCCGCCCTGCGGGCCGAAATGGACGAACTGCACGCGCGGGCCCTGCATATCAGCGTGGCGGGCTTTCCGCTCTTTTTCGCCTACGGCATCGCCAGCTTTGACCCGGAGCGCGATGCGGACATCCACGCCACCCTGACCCGCGCGGACGCCCAGATGTATGCCCACAAGCGCGCGTTAAAGCAAAAAGGCGAGCGGGAAGAGGTCGAGGATGCGGACAGGAACATAACCTGAACGGTCGCGCGGCCCTGTTTTTATGTCTGCCGCCCGACCCGGCATTCAAGATGTTTTGCGGATAACGTTGACACGGATAGTGAAATACGCCGCTCATGCGAATGCGCGTGCGCGCATGTCACACTTGAACCGCCCTATTCGCGAGCATCACGCTCAGCTTTTTTGAGTGGTATTTTTCTTCGGTCGTCCCGCCTTCTTGGGCCGGATATCTTCCTCATCCGGCTTTGCCCAATCCTCCGGCAAAAGCGCATCCACATTCCGAACCAATTCCCCGACATCCATACCCATTGCTCTTGCGAGCATCAGCACCGTCGATAATTGTGGTTCACGCTTATTGTGCTCAAGCATGCTGATATAGCGCGGATTGCGCTTCACCATTTTGGCGAGGCGGTATTGAGTAAGGCCGCGCTCTTTTCTGGCATGGCGCAGCACTTCGCCAAAAGGGCAGAGGATTTTTTCTTCCATCCGTTACAAATAAAGGAATACGCCGATTATAATATAGCCAATCAGTTGATAGTATATATTTTGTATGCTAGGAAAGGCGAGCGAGGGCAATGCCATGTTCCCAGCGTTACAGCGTTTCTTTGAAGCGGCAGGCTGCCGCACGCAACAGCAATTGGCTGAATTTTTGGGCATCAGACAGTCAGCAATTACTGACGCCAAAAGGAGAGGGGCTATCCCTGCGGACTGGCTTCTGAAACTGCTGCGAATGCAAGGCGTGAATCCCGACTGGATTCTGACAGGGGAGGGCGTGCACTATCTGCGGTCGGCGGAATCGGAAGAGCCCGTTTTTCCGGCTGAGCGCGTGATCGAAATCCGCCCGCCGGAACAGTGTTCGGCGCAGGAACTGGTCAACGAGCTGGTGCGTCGGGCGTTGGGGGAACGGATGGGATGCGAAACATCGTGATGTGTTACTGAATGATCTGCTCGTTATTCCAGCCGGTTTTTATCGTTCAGGTATGCCTGTCTTTGCATGGCCTCCAGCAACAACTTGTCCGCGTCGATGCCGAATGCCACCGCTATTGCAACAAAAACCATGACAGAAGGATTTCCTTGGCGCATTTCAATAACCCTTACATGCGATATGGAAATACCGGTTTTGGCGGCCAGAATTTTACGCGTCCAGTTGCGCTTTTCTCTGTGCTCGCGGATAATTTGCCCCAAGGCGAGACAAAAGTTTGAGCTGTCCTTCATTGCTACCAAATAGCATTGGATTGCTTAACCCACACCCGAGTGATAATATATTATCACTCGGGTGTGTCGTTTTTTATGTCGAAAAGGAGAATGTGGGATGAGCGTTAGTTTACTTTCTGACTTCGCGGCGGCAATGGAGCGCATCCGAGCCGTGACCGGGTGCGGAACCCAGCGAGAGCTGGGCAGGTTTTTAGGCATCAACCAGTCAGCCATTTCGGACGCGAAACGGCGCGGGACTATCCCGGCGGAATGGCTGCTCACGCTCCTGCGCGGCAAAGGGATAAACCCGGACTGGATATTGACGGGAAAGGGCGCGCGCTGCTTGCGCCCGGCGGAAACGGAGGAAGCCGCTTTTCAGACTGTGAGCGTAACGGACATCAGTCCGCCGGAATAATCTTCGGCGCTGGAACTGATCAATGATCTGGTGCGCCGTGTGCTGAAGGAGTGGAAGAGATTTGAAACGTTGTGATGCTTTGTTGAATGATCTGCTTGTTATTCCACCAGATTTTTATCGTTCAGATATGCCTGCCGTTGCATGACCTCCAGCAACAACTTGTCCGCGTCGATGCCCAAGGCTGCGGCAATCAGGGTAAAAACCGTGATTGTCGGATTGCGCACCCTGGATTCGATAGCTTTGATGTGAGATTCGGAACCACCAATAATAGCGGCTAATTGTTTGCGGGATAATCCGAGGCGTTCTCTGTATTCGCGGATAATCTGTCCCAAGGCCAAGTCAAAGTTTGGAGTATCATTCATTAAGCCCGGATAGCACCGGATTGATTGGCCGACACGTAAATGGCACTATAGTAGCTAGTACGTGCGCCAAATATCCATAAGTCGAAAGGGGTATAGAGGCGATATGGATGATAAGCGGATTAGGGACTATTCATCGGCAATGGAGCGCATCCAGGCCGTGACCGGGTGCGGAACCCAGCGAGAGTTGGGCAGGTTTTTAGGCATCAACCAGTCAGCCATTTCGGACGCGAAACGGCGCGGGACTATTCCGGCGGAATGGCTGCTCACGCTCCTGCGCGGCAAAGGGATAAATCCGGACTGGGTACTGACGGGAAAGGGCGCACATTGCTTGCGCCCGGCGGAAACGGAGAAAGCCGCTTTTCAGACTGTGAGCGTAACGGACATCAGTTCGCCGGAATAATCTTCGGCTTGGGCATTGATTGACGAACTCGCGCGCCGGGCGCCGGCGGAGCGGAAAGCGACGAGCCATAGAGATGCGGAGCAGGGAAATCTACACGAAAAGCGGCAGACCAGGACTTTTCAGCCTATGGTTTATTGACTCGCGCAAGTTGGGGGCTGTAGATTCGCAGAGAAGGGGGAGGATATGCCGGGAGCCTACTCAATACGAATCTTTCTGCCGAACGGCGAGCCCAATGGGCTGCGGATTTTAAGCCGTCCGAACTGGACGGGAACCGGAGTCACCTTTGCCCGCACAGGCTTTCAGGAGGCTACAAAGCGTAAAGAGTTGTCGCAGGCCGGTGTTTACGTGCTTGTGGGCAACAGTGAGGACAGCACCTTGCCGACAATCTATATCGGCGAAGGAGATCCTGTCCTCGGACGTCTGAAAAGCCATAACCTCAACAAGGACTTCTGGAATTGGGCCGTCGTTTTCACTACGACGGACAACAGCCTGAACAAGGCGCATATCCAGCATCTTGAAAGCAGACTTGTGGAACTTGCCAAAGACCGCAAGCGCTGCAACCTTGAAAACGGCAATCAGCCGCAGCCGCCGACGCTCATCGAGTCCGAACTCGCCGACATGGAAAGCTTTCTCGGCTATATGCTCGGCGTGTTCCCTCTGATAGGGATTGATATATTTGAAAGTGCAAAAAGTGCCGGGAAAGCCAAATCCAAGGATATGTTCTCCTTGAAGGGCCGTGACGGTATTTTTGCCAAAGCGGTGCAGAACCCCAGCGGATTTATTGTGCTGAAAGATTCCACGGCCGCGCCGGGAACAACGCCAAGCATCTCAAAGAGCATTAAAGCATTCCGTGAAGACTTGATCCGCCAGGGCGTCCTGCTCAAAAACGGCGAGCTTTATACCTTTACGCAGGATTATACCTTCTCATCTCCCAGCATGGCGTCATCGGTCACACTTGGCCGCAATACCAACGGGCGTTCCATCTGGAAAGACAAGAGCGGCAAATCCCTGAACGACCTGGCGGCGGAATCCACGGATTGCGACCCGCAGGATGAAAAGAGCGCATAACGGGCGGCATCGCTGCTGTGATTTGATTTCTAATATAGTTTTATTAATATATAAACTTATATGAATCTAGAAAAAACCGTTGCCACCAAGATGAATAATCGCATAAAATATGATAATATTATCAAATGGTAACAAGTTGTTGTACCCCAATTTATGATACGATGCGTTAATTATTTTTTGTATACTCATAAAGATTATTTGGGTGTGAAGTTTGGC is a genomic window containing:
- a CDS encoding helix-turn-helix domain-containing protein, giving the protein MEEKILCPFGEVLRHARKERGLTQYRLAKMVKRNPRYISMLEHNKREPQLSTVLMLARAMGMDVGELVRNVDALLPEDWAKPDEEDIRPKKAGRPKKNTTQKS
- a CDS encoding helix-turn-helix domain-containing protein, whose protein sequence is MDDKRIRDYSSAMERIQAVTGCGTQRELGRFLGINQSAISDAKRRGTIPAEWLLTLLRGKGINPDWVLTGKGAHCLRPAETEKAAFQTVSVTDISSPE
- a CDS encoding helix-turn-helix domain-containing protein; the encoded protein is MKDSSNFCLALGQIIREHREKRNWTRKILAAKTGISISHVRVIEMRQGNPSVMVFVAIAVAFGIDADKLLLEAMQRQAYLNDKNRLE
- a CDS encoding GGDEF domain-containing protein, with the protein product MNTDSVSTPLSGVERKILLSVPLAILATAISIFGIFYYQVTMGVSHTVLERSGAIFSYLTDRIPPQSLLELNSPADESSPLYAEVQDLLTSVRQLTAVRYLYTARLNDQGKAIYVVDGLDPAAEDFRHIGDLIEPEVLPLLTRCLRGSPAHADKVLSTDWGDVLPACEPIRRDGRTVGAIVMEFDAGLFAGSIRKALSISLVGSCVLVLLFIFVTTWLLRRLSVPLYRKLAYTDLLTGINNRNAFELDTKRLHGRNEQQGLSVLTCDLNMLKKVNDQRGHAAGDQYIISLARLLVERFKDRGETYRTGGDEFATLLRDVDVAALRAEMDELHARALHISVAGFPLFFAYGIASFDPERDADIHATLTRADAQMYAHKRALKQKGEREEVEDADRNIT
- a CDS encoding helix-turn-helix domain-containing protein, translating into MFPALQRFFEAAGCRTQQQLAEFLGIRQSAITDAKRRGAIPADWLLKLLRMQGVNPDWILTGEGVHYLRSAESEEPVFPAERVIEIRPPEQCSAQELVNELVRRALGERMGCETS
- a CDS encoding sigma-54 interaction domain-containing protein; the encoded protein is MSPFTKNSEMTSLILDSLPMGVLFCDMDYIIRFVNKAYADLLSRRPEELLGCDITEIIPHSRARVVLRDGRAEMGELCQLGPGNALPVVVNRIPVRDGQGRLAGMVSQAIFNDPEELKKLSSKIDHLGHTLNQYKRRIKASLAPQYSLRSILGESAPMRRLKQQVRSYAQLDAPVLILGATGAGKELFAHALHAESPRAEGPLVSINCAAIPKDLFESELFGYARGAFSGAHQDGKIGQIELADKGTLFLDEIGEMPPEIQAKLLRVLESRSVCRVGSVNARNVDFRLVAATNRNISAMLSAGSFREDLYYRINTFVLEIPPLCERADDILPIARYVLSRMGLEHLAFAPEAEAAMLAFSWPGNVRQLHNAVVHAATMRHGDMIQVDDFPPDTLPSADLPLRAVAAGDLSDIMADTEAVVIRKVLAEQGGNVSRTARTLHIARATLYEKLRKYGISRRGA
- a CDS encoding helix-turn-helix domain-containing protein → MSVSLLSDFAAAMERIRAVTGCGTQRELGRFLGINQSAISDAKRRGTIPAEWLLTLLRGKGINPDWILTGKGARCLRPAETEEAAFQTVSVTDISPPE
- a CDS encoding GIY-YIG nuclease family protein: MPGAYSIRIFLPNGEPNGLRILSRPNWTGTGVTFARTGFQEATKRKELSQAGVYVLVGNSEDSTLPTIYIGEGDPVLGRLKSHNLNKDFWNWAVVFTTTDNSLNKAHIQHLESRLVELAKDRKRCNLENGNQPQPPTLIESELADMESFLGYMLGVFPLIGIDIFESAKSAGKAKSKDMFSLKGRDGIFAKAVQNPSGFIVLKDSTAAPGTTPSISKSIKAFREDLIRQGVLLKNGELYTFTQDYTFSSPSMASSVTLGRNTNGRSIWKDKSGKSLNDLAAESTDCDPQDEKSA
- a CDS encoding helix-turn-helix domain-containing protein → MGQIIREYRERLGLSRKQLAAIIGGSESHIKAIESRVRNPTITVFTLIAAALGIDADKLLLEVMQRQAYLNDKNLVE